A segment of the Streptomyces sp. L2 genome:
CCTCGGCGTTCTGCGGCTTCCAGTCCTTGGTGTCGAAGCTCGCCGCGATCGTCACCTTGCCCTTCAGCTCGGACAGGGCGCCCTGCTTGAACTGCTTGGCGTTGGGGTCGGTGGGCGAACCGTTCATCATGACGATCTTGTCGGACGTGTCGACGCCCGCGCCCAGCGCGTCCAGCAGGCTGCGGCCCTGCACCTCACCGACGAGTTCGTTGTCGAAGGAGATGTACGCGTCGATCGGGCCCTCGGCGAGCCGGTCGTAGGCGATGACCGGGATGCCCGCGGCCTTGGCCTTGCCCACCTCGCCGGCGATGGCGTGCGAGTCGACCGCGTCCAGCAGGATGACGTCGACCTTGTCGTCGATCATCTTCTGCATCTGCTCGGCCTGCTTGGCGGTGTCCGATTCCGCGTTGAGATACTCGACCTTGCCCTGCTTCTTGGTGAGTTCGGCCACCTTGTCCCGAATGATGGGGTAGTCGAACTTGTCGTAGCGGGTGTTCTCCTTCTCCGGGAGCAGCAGCCCCACGGTGACATCGTCGCCCTTCGTCGGGCTCGCGCTCGCGCTGTCCCCCGTCGCGTTCAGCATGCCGCAGCCGGCGAGCGAGAGGGTCATCGTGGATGCGGCCACGGATATGGCGATACGACGCATTCGGGGGCTCACTTCAGGTGCGTTCCGGACGTGGGTGCAGCTATACGACCCAGGTGTCTGAAAAGCCAACGCGGATGCGACACCGGCGTCAAGCGGAACTACTTAACGAGTGCGCAACAGCACGCACCGCTGCCCTGTGAAGGCCGAACGGAACCCCCTCCAAACGCCCTTTACGG
Coding sequences within it:
- a CDS encoding substrate-binding domain-containing protein — encoded protein: MRRIAISVAASTMTLSLAGCGMLNATGDSASASPTKGDDVTVGLLLPEKENTRYDKFDYPIIRDKVAELTKKQGKVEYLNAESDTAKQAEQMQKMIDDKVDVILLDAVDSHAIAGEVGKAKAAGIPVIAYDRLAEGPIDAYISFDNELVGEVQGRSLLDALGAGVDTSDKIVMMNGSPTDPNAKQFKQGALSELKGKVTIAASFDTKDWKPQNAEANMTKAINEIGRDNIAAVYSANDAMAGGIIKALKAAGVTKMPPITGQDAELAGVQRIVAGEQYMSVYKSYPDEAQAAAQMAVAKVQGKDIQFDSLTQDTVDSPTDKNIPAQLVQVSALTKGKIKDTVIQDGIYTVSDICTPKYKADCAAIGLK